Proteins encoded together in one Yersinia mollaretii ATCC 43969 window:
- the sctC gene encoding type III secretion system outer membrane ring subunit SctC codes for MKFNCKGVIYFSLFMLAGNVGYLNANVVTAVPVDQESLNDSFVASNIKVGKLFDAVAERLNKPIILSKLAAEKKVTGNFNLANADEMFKALARRIALVWYDDGAGIYVYDNSEMRSVIVNTQAAGSTQVLNYIQKTGIYDKRFPVRTQGDNRLLFVSGPPLYVELISAAAAYLDERIKQEDLAGGEVAVIPLKNSSVTDRTYTQRGQTVTIPGMLSALNGLFQGNNGAAESSLTIQPKEGEPKAIEAGFPVPPSIEGLSHTAKPAMASGRNSPFSLVAYPDSNSLVVKGSPEQIRYVRQLVHTLDSSRSQVELSLWIIDVVRSKVDDLGVRWEAGSIGVGGGTVTFNRSTLTDSSMFLAQIDAISKSGNARIVSRPVILTQENVPAMFDNNTSFYTRVEGERVATLEQVTYGTMISVLPRLSAGNSVEMEVNIEDGGLSRDKSGKVADVEGLPQVNRTNINTVARVGRNNSLLIGGYTRDQVEDSESQIPLLGDIPLVGNLFKYRAHNQQKMIRIFLIQPRLLDENEAWDGRQFSDNERLTQHDSQLHGTVEFLKKYTSQPWQ; via the coding sequence ATGAAATTTAATTGCAAGGGAGTGATCTACTTTTCACTCTTTATGCTGGCAGGCAATGTGGGTTATCTCAATGCCAATGTGGTGACGGCAGTTCCGGTTGATCAGGAAAGCCTCAATGACTCTTTTGTCGCCAGTAATATCAAGGTCGGTAAGCTGTTTGATGCGGTGGCCGAGCGGCTGAATAAGCCCATTATTCTCAGCAAATTGGCGGCAGAAAAAAAGGTGACTGGCAACTTTAATCTGGCGAACGCCGATGAAATGTTTAAAGCACTGGCTCGCCGTATCGCCTTGGTGTGGTACGACGATGGTGCGGGGATCTATGTGTATGACAACAGCGAAATGCGCAGTGTCATTGTCAACACTCAGGCGGCCGGCAGTACACAGGTGCTTAATTATATTCAGAAAACCGGGATCTACGATAAGCGCTTTCCGGTACGTACCCAAGGTGATAACCGTTTGCTGTTTGTCTCCGGCCCACCGCTGTACGTTGAGTTAATTAGCGCGGCGGCTGCCTATCTTGATGAGCGCATTAAGCAGGAGGATTTGGCTGGCGGTGAGGTGGCGGTGATCCCACTGAAAAACTCATCGGTGACGGATCGCACTTACACCCAGCGCGGACAAACCGTCACTATTCCAGGGATGCTCTCAGCACTGAATGGTCTATTTCAGGGGAATAACGGTGCAGCGGAAAGCAGCTTAACGATACAGCCTAAAGAGGGTGAGCCAAAGGCTATTGAGGCTGGATTTCCGGTGCCGCCATCAATCGAAGGGCTAAGTCACACGGCCAAGCCCGCTATGGCTTCTGGCCGCAACAGCCCATTCTCTTTGGTGGCATACCCCGACAGCAATAGTTTAGTGGTGAAAGGTAGCCCGGAGCAGATTCGCTATGTTCGCCAACTCGTCCACACCTTGGACAGTAGCCGCAGTCAGGTGGAGCTATCACTGTGGATTATCGATGTAGTGCGCAGCAAAGTGGACGATTTGGGTGTGCGTTGGGAGGCCGGAAGTATTGGTGTGGGTGGAGGAACTGTCACCTTTAACCGTAGCACCCTGACTGACAGCAGCATGTTTCTGGCCCAAATCGACGCCATTAGCAAAAGTGGCAATGCGCGTATCGTCTCTCGCCCAGTGATTCTGACACAGGAAAATGTCCCTGCCATGTTTGATAACAACACCAGCTTCTATACCCGGGTGGAAGGGGAGCGAGTGGCAACATTGGAGCAGGTAACTTATGGCACCATGATCAGCGTGCTACCGCGCCTCTCGGCAGGCAACAGTGTGGAGATGGAAGTCAATATTGAAGATGGCGGACTGAGCCGTGACAAGTCTGGCAAGGTAGCCGATGTCGAGGGATTACCACAAGTTAACCGCACTAATATCAATACGGTAGCGCGTGTGGGCCGGAACAACAGCTTGCTGATTGGTGGCTATACACGTGATCAGGTTGAAGACAGTGAGAGCCAGATTCCGCTTTTAGGTGACATTCCGCTGGTGGGGAACTTGTTTAAATACCGCGCGCACAACCAGCAGAAAATGATCCGCATTTTCTTGATTCAACCTCGTCTGCTTGATGAAAACGAAGCTTGGGATGGTCGTCAGTTCTCCGACAACGAACGTCTCACTCAGCATGATAGCCAGTTACATGGCACGGTTGAGTTTCTGAAAAAGTACACGAGTCAGCCATGGCAATAG